The Victivallis sp. Marseille-Q1083 DNA window GGTCTCCGGCGCCGCCTCGGGAGTGACTTCCGGAACTTCCGCCGCCGGGGTTTCGACCGCCGGCACCGCCTTGCCGTCCATTTTTTCCAGCGCCTGATTCACCGTCGCCGATTGATACTGGCTGTCGCCCCGACTGACCAGCACCGCCAACAACAAAGTCAGCCCGAAAAAGATCGTCGTCATCACCACCGTCATCTTGGTCAGATGACTGCCGGCCTGCGCGCCGAACACCGACTCGCCCAGTCCGCCGCCGAACGCCGCCCCCAGCCCGCCCTGCTTGGACGGCTGCACCAGCACCAACGC harbors:
- the secG gene encoding preprotein translocase subunit SecG codes for the protein MVVLTVMLYAAVVIVSLLLIALVLVQPSKQGGLGAAFGGGLGESVFGAQAGSHLTKMTVVMTTIFFGLTLLLAVLVSRGDSQYQSATVNQALEKMDGKAVPAVETPAAEVPEVTPEAAPETVPANP